One stretch of Asterias rubens chromosome 8, eAstRub1.3, whole genome shotgun sequence DNA includes these proteins:
- the LOC117294036 gene encoding probable cysteine desulfurase, protein MATSMGEVKCALTSQKDGVKPINSLHHGDRKFYRLPQESQPRIGAKKNQIKSDNMDNFMSYIDHNVIGRDTIFYGPFGQRQVVYCDYTASGRSLEMIEDYIRKQVLPLYGNTHTTTTVTSLQTTLFRHEARDIIRNAVNASEHDAVIFVGTGCTAAVHKLIHSLYLQSPPVVFVGPYEHHSNLLPWREIGADVVQIAEDEAGLVDLSSLEDELKLKTNAAI, encoded by the exons ATGGCGACCTCCATGGGAGAAGTGAAATGTGCATTGACTTCACAGAAAGATGGTGTAAAACCTATCAATTCTTTACATCATGGGGACAGAAAATTCTACAGATTACCACAAGAATCACAACCACGGATCGGCGCTAAGAAAAACCAGATTAAGAGCGACAATATGGACAATTTCATGTCATACATCGACCATAATGTGATTGGACGAGACACGATTTTTTATGGGCCATTCGGGCAGCGGCAAG TTGTGTATTGTGACTACACAGCATCAGGAAG ATCACTGGAAATGATTGAGGATTATATAAGAAAGCAGGTACTTCCGTTGTACGGAAATACTCACACGACAACAACAGTAACCTCATTGCAGACTACACTCTTCAGACATGAAGCAAG AGATATCATCCGTAACGCTGTGAACGCTAGTGAGCATGACGCTGTGATCTTTGTAGGTACTGGATGCACTGCCGCTGTACATAAACTCATACATAGTCTTTATCTACAGTCACCACCT GTTGTGTTTGTTGGCCCTTATGAGCACCACTCCAACTTGTTACCATGGCGAGAGATAGGAGCAGAT GTTGTGCAAATAGCTGAAGATGAAGCAGGCCTTGTTGATTTGTCCAGCTTAGAGGATGAACTAAAG CTAAAAACTAATGCTGCAATTTAA
- the LOC117293387 gene encoding uncharacterized protein LOC117293387: MLHRYSALTFWDYATAGPYVDINMNPVISGTSQQSSAYKDAIFLSPHKFVGGVETPGVLVAKKSLFKNPVPSGGGGGSVFFVSFVFFSPIQIKYYDKLLIICTLVLTSCECEVNFEVTWLFFAGVEHSSTTQLNCCNFTCDKNYTAMSTLSMFDCTTLI; this comes from the exons ATGCTTCACCGGTACTCTGCGTTGACATTCTGGGACTATGCTACTGCAG gaCCATATGTTGACATCAATATGAATCCAGTAATCTCAGG GACGAGTCAGCAGTCCTCTGCGTACAAGGATGCCATTTTTCTATCTCCTCATAAGTTTGTCGGTGGAGTAGAAACACCAGGCGTTCTGGTTGCCAAGAAATCTCTCTTCAAGAACCCAGTGCCAAGCGGTGGAGGGGGAGGATCAGTCTTTTtcgtaagttttgttttcttctctcccattcaaataaaatattacgACAAATTGTTGATTATCTGCACCTTGGTTcttacttcttgcgaatgcgaagtgaattttgaagtcacatggctgtttttcgcaggagttgaacacagttcaacaaCACAGTTGAactgttgcaat TTCACATGCGACAAAAATTATACAGCAATGTCTACTTTAAGCATGTTTGATTGTACAACTTTGATTTGA
- the LOC117293386 gene encoding E3 ubiquitin-protein ligase TRIM56-like isoform X1 yields MADFTPEAVLDVISRGHLDCSICMERFTDPKLLKCRHNFCKKCLEDMMEAQRKALNVICCPACRQDTVIPKAGIAGLDSNFTLKALVDEVSQTEILLRRQRSRIICELCVEGKQAVSRCCDCNVNLCQECHTSHKRMKTTNAHEVVTIDDLRSGKATYVSGQRNEIPKCKKHDQQDLIFYCATCSTLICTACAAVDHRAHIVGDISAASTEFEEIISHLLKKVEEKLKKCKAAKDVALQSRNKHSKMVSEKQTAITQKADEDVARIRENERRLKDQLLEISAKKEKQIADHLTQLEENTRHTKATLDRVKNDTFKIIPFDLLKMKDSILHDLEVAEGWSIPDPVRCMTSEDFKQSGTLSQADLDFLNGVTKRPPLQPRPRIYSNSGQKATPNEARGQVTEDEAAITPVEVEVQVTEGEAAITPQVINQKIEDEAAITPVQKDEDIFVTHKKKFDKRVGRRVIGGGGPLQGY; encoded by the exons GTCATAATTTCTGCAAAAAATGTCTTGAAGACATGATGGAAGCCCAAAGGAAAGCCCTAAACGTCATCTGCTGCCCCGCCTGTCGACAAGACACGGTCATTCCAAAAGCAGGGATTGCTGGCTTGGACAGCAACTTTACGCTGAAGGCCCTGGTGGATGAAGTCAGCCAGACAGAGATCCTCCTCCGGCGACAGAGATCCAGGATCATTTGCGAGTTGTGCGTCGAAGGAAAACAAGCCGTCAGTAGATGCTGTGATTGCAACGTGAATCTCTGCCAAGAATGCCACACAAGCCACAAGCGTATGAAGACAACCAACGCCCATGAAGTGGTGACGATCGATGACCTGCGGTCTGGAAAAGCGACTTATGTAAGTGGCCAAAGGAATGAGATTCCCAAGTGCAAGAAACACGACCAACAGGACCTGATTTTCTACTGCGCCACTTGTAGCACATTGATATGCACTGCTTGTGCAGCTGTTGACCACCGGGCACATATAGTAGGAGATATATCAGCCGCCAGCACTGAATTTGAAGAAATAATATCTCATCTTCTCAAAAAGGTTGAGGAAAAGTTGAAGAAATGCAAGGCTGCAAAAGACGTAGCTTTGCAGTCGCGCAATAAGCATAGCAAGATGGTTTCGGAAAAACAAACGGCTATCACTCAAAAAGCCGATGAAGACGTGGCGAGAATCCGCGAGAACGAGCGTCGTCTTAAAGATCAGCTTTTAGAAATCTCAGCCAAGAAGGAGAAGCAGATTGCAGACCATCTGACACAACTTGAAGAAAATACAAGGCATACAAAGGCAACGCTGGACAGGGTGAAGAATGATACTTTCAAAATTATCCCCTTTGACCTGCTTAAGATGAAAGATAGCATTTTGCATGACTTAGAAGTTGCAGAAGGATGGAGCATTCCTGATCCAGTTCGATGTATGACAAGTGAAGATTTCAAACAGAGTGGAACCTTATCACAGGCAGATCTTG aTTTTTTGAATGGCGTTACGAAGCGACCACCACTTCAACCTCGGCCGAGGATTTACAGTAATTCGGGCCAAAAGGCGACCCCAAATGAG GCCAGAGGACAAGTCACAGAGGATGAGGCTGCGATCACCCCTGTTGAG GTTGAAGTTCAAGTCACCGAGGGTGAGGCCGCAATCACTCCTCAG GTCATCAACCAAAAAATTGAAGATGAGGCTGCGATCACTCCTGTCCAG AAGGATGAAGACATATTTGTGACTCACAAGAAGAAGTTTGACAAAAGGGTAGGGAGGAGAGTCATTGGAGGAGGAGGACCTCTACAGGGCTACTAG
- the LOC117293386 gene encoding E3 ubiquitin-protein ligase TRIM56-like isoform X2, with protein sequence MADFTPEAVLDVISRGHLDCSICMERFTDPKLLKCRHNFCKKCLEDMMEAQRKALNVICCPACRQDTVIPKAGIAGLDSNFTLKALVDEVSQTEILLRRQRSRIICELCVEGKQAVSRCCDCNVNLCQECHTSHKRMKTTNAHEVVTIDDLRSGKATYVSGQRNEIPKCKKHDQQDLIFYCATCSTLICTACAAVDHRAHIVGDISAASTEFEEIISHLLKKVEEKLKKCKAAKDVALQSRNKHSKMVSEKQTAITQKADEDVARIRENERRLKDQLLEISAKKEKQIADHLTQLEENTRHTKATLDRVKNDTFKIIPFDLLKMKDSILHDLEVAEGWSIPDPVRCMTSEDFKQSGTLSQADLDFLNGVTKRPPLQPRPRIYSNSGQKATPNEARGQVTEDEAAITPVEVINQKIEDEAAITPVQKDEDIFVTHKKKFDKRVGRRVIGGGGPLQGY encoded by the exons GTCATAATTTCTGCAAAAAATGTCTTGAAGACATGATGGAAGCCCAAAGGAAAGCCCTAAACGTCATCTGCTGCCCCGCCTGTCGACAAGACACGGTCATTCCAAAAGCAGGGATTGCTGGCTTGGACAGCAACTTTACGCTGAAGGCCCTGGTGGATGAAGTCAGCCAGACAGAGATCCTCCTCCGGCGACAGAGATCCAGGATCATTTGCGAGTTGTGCGTCGAAGGAAAACAAGCCGTCAGTAGATGCTGTGATTGCAACGTGAATCTCTGCCAAGAATGCCACACAAGCCACAAGCGTATGAAGACAACCAACGCCCATGAAGTGGTGACGATCGATGACCTGCGGTCTGGAAAAGCGACTTATGTAAGTGGCCAAAGGAATGAGATTCCCAAGTGCAAGAAACACGACCAACAGGACCTGATTTTCTACTGCGCCACTTGTAGCACATTGATATGCACTGCTTGTGCAGCTGTTGACCACCGGGCACATATAGTAGGAGATATATCAGCCGCCAGCACTGAATTTGAAGAAATAATATCTCATCTTCTCAAAAAGGTTGAGGAAAAGTTGAAGAAATGCAAGGCTGCAAAAGACGTAGCTTTGCAGTCGCGCAATAAGCATAGCAAGATGGTTTCGGAAAAACAAACGGCTATCACTCAAAAAGCCGATGAAGACGTGGCGAGAATCCGCGAGAACGAGCGTCGTCTTAAAGATCAGCTTTTAGAAATCTCAGCCAAGAAGGAGAAGCAGATTGCAGACCATCTGACACAACTTGAAGAAAATACAAGGCATACAAAGGCAACGCTGGACAGGGTGAAGAATGATACTTTCAAAATTATCCCCTTTGACCTGCTTAAGATGAAAGATAGCATTTTGCATGACTTAGAAGTTGCAGAAGGATGGAGCATTCCTGATCCAGTTCGATGTATGACAAGTGAAGATTTCAAACAGAGTGGAACCTTATCACAGGCAGATCTTG aTTTTTTGAATGGCGTTACGAAGCGACCACCACTTCAACCTCGGCCGAGGATTTACAGTAATTCGGGCCAAAAGGCGACCCCAAATGAG GCCAGAGGACAAGTCACAGAGGATGAGGCTGCGATCACCCCTGTTGAG GTCATCAACCAAAAAATTGAAGATGAGGCTGCGATCACTCCTGTCCAG AAGGATGAAGACATATTTGTGACTCACAAGAAGAAGTTTGACAAAAGGGTAGGGAGGAGAGTCATTGGAGGAGGAGGACCTCTACAGGGCTACTAG